actaTATGTATTGACTTGGACTTATACATATACATGTTAATAAAGTTAATATCAAACATAATATTAAACATAATATTATCATGTTGTAGAAAAAATTTCACGTTATGCAAAAATATAGTTACCCACTACAAATGCTTAGTAATACCTTCAGCATTTTCCAAAGATATGGTAAACTGGAAGGAAAAACAGACAACACATATAGATGTGAAACAAATTACAGTAACAGATTTTATTGAAGTAAAAACTAACCTCCTAAATCGATCAGAGAGTTGTCATTAGTTAAAAGAACGCTACCTTATTTTACAGGCAAATCAAGAAATACATTGAAAGTTAAAATGAATCAGTAGCTTTGTGGAAATAACTTGAAAAGAAGTCCAAATGACAAAATCTTCCATATCCAACTAGAACTCACCATGCTCACTTTCACACCTGCCTGCCTTCCTTCGTTAGCAACCATCCATTCAAACATGTTTTCCTCCTGCAACGTCACACGTTTACAAACTAAGAGATCAAACTCTACACATAAAACCAAAAACTATGAGAGTGAACAAATCATCGAAGGAACACAAAAAATAGAAATGCTGAAGCAACCGGGGAAGGATTTACATGTGAACTGTTTGAATCCATCTGAAAACAACTTAAAAACGCATGGAAGCCTCCCATGTgccaaatttgtgaccaaaatcCATGGTCTACAGTCTAGTGCAAACCTCCCTTGATTCTCTGCAGAAACAAGAGTTTACTTGCCAATTGTTCTTACAAGATGGTTACTGAGAAATGCCTTTCATCATGTCAGAGACAAGGCTAACCATCTCATAGAATTTGAGCCAGGAAAACATAAACTAAACTATAAGGTACACATCAAGTCACTAGCGATATTAAACTACAAAGTGCAAGAAAAAAATATCTTTGCAGACTTTCGATCCCTACACCACTCATAAGGAACAATTTAATTCAAAGACTACTGTAAAAGTACATTGACTTgagataataaaataaaataaaacaaacggAAGTACAAGTATAGCATTGTAgcacctttttctttttttgaaagGGTAGCATTGTAGCACCTTTAAAGACCATCTTTCATGCTAATCTTAATGTTTTGCACTTTAATTGACAACTGTAGCTTATGATCCTCGATATCTTTCAAAACTGAAAGCAGATTAGCTCGATAAACCTCACACTTCCTATTTGCATTCTCCAACTCATTTGTAAGTTCTCTAATTCTCTTGTCCATATCATCCTGCATGGTAGTTCACACAAAATGTAATTCATTTTAAGGTGGAAGATTTTAATAATTGTAATGGTATAAAAACTAAATATTAACTTCAAAGATTAGGGACATAATTCATACCTCTGACATATGTTGGCCTGAGCTCCCTTCCCTATCCCCGCTAGTATGATTTACACGACTGGCATCTACAGTGGAATTCCCTCTGAAGCGTCCATTCACCATGGCAGATTTGCTGGAATTCTTTATTGCATGATCAACCTTTTCTGCAGCTTTTTGCAGAGCAATCAAGGCAGCTTCATATGTTTCTGAGGACTTTGCTCCTTCATCTACAAATTTAAAGGCCTCGTGACGTAGAGTATTATATCGAACAGTGTGAGACTCCAGATAATTGGTATATAAATCACTACAATGTTCTTCTAATATGACACTGCTTTTGGCATTCCTTGTCCATCGTTTCAATATGTAATGTGCTGGGAGAGTTAGCACGTTGGTGACTCTAAAAACTGCCAAAATATGTCTGCAAAGAAGACCTGAAAACTCGAACATCTGGCAACTACAATTTGCTTTCATCTCCAAAACATTGAACTTAACATAATATGCTTTATGATCCTCCCCATATTTTGATACTTGATACGTGATGACCTCCCCATCATCCTCAGCCTTGGATGCCATGAAAGTTAAGGTCCCAACTAGCTCCTCTTGAAACCTCGCAAATAATTTTCTGGTATAAAGCTCTGATACTTGCTTCTCCATTGGAGATGGAGTCTTAAGGACAGGAGAAGTGTTCATAGTATCATAGTCTGCTTTCACCTCCTTCTCATTACGGCTTTCAAGAGCTTTCTCATACAGCTTGAAAAACTGATTTAGATTGGTTGAAGCATTTATGTATCCATCAAAATATGAGTTCATACTATCACTTCTCTGCGTTATGGACATTTCTGCAAAAAAAGTATCCCGCAAATACACTGGGACCCACTGCCTGCGAGCAGAATATATTGTTTGAAGCCACTCATGATCCCTGAGTTCGTATCTATCAACAAGAGACAACCAACAAGACTCAAATTCCTCAATTGACTCAGTCAAGTTGACACATTTGTGAAAGTCTGCTTCAAAAGTTGGATGTTTAAGAAACACGTGAGACAACTTCTCCTGACATTTCTTGAATATGTGCCATTTACAGAAACGATGACGGGTTTCCGGAAATACTTGCATTATGGCTGATCGTATAACTGCATCATGATCTGTGGTAATTGAAAATGGAGGGCGACCAGACATTGCTGTAAGCCAAGTGTTAAACAACCATAAGAACGATGATTCAGATTCATTTATCAAAAAAGCACAACCAAACAACACAGGCTGTCCATGATGATTTACTCCAGTGAAGGGTGCGAAGGGCAATCGATACCTGTTTGACCTATAGGTTGTATCAAAAGTTACAGTATCACCAAAATAATTATAGTTCATCCTTGCCTTTGGATCAGCCCAAAATACATTGCCGGATGACTGATCCTCTTCACCCTGTACAGCATAAAAGAAATTAGAGTTATCAGCATGCATCTGCCTCAAATAATCTAGGAGCAATTGAATATCCCCTTCTAAGCTCCTCTGGCGATTATTCCTCATGTAATTCCTACAATCCACCTCTGTAAATCCAACCTTACTTATTCCACCATATTCTTTTATAAGAGCTGACATAATTCTACGAGGACCCATCCCAGCTGCCTGCAAGGTATCAATCAAAGTCTTAGCAGGGCCAGAGATTTGACGGTGAGAACGGAGACAATGCACTAGATCAGGTTGAACCAACTCATGATTATGTTCTCTAACAAAACCAGACACAACCCATTTTCCAGAATCTTGCATCTTCACAGACAATGATGCTTTGCATCCAACTCTGGTGATAGTTCGTGGCCGCTTGATTTCCCTATCTTTTGTACGCTTCTCATTCAAATTTCTAAACCCTTCTTTGGCACAGACAAATTGCCTCTGTATAATTGCCCCATCACGCCTAGACCTGCGAGACGAGCTCACACGGGTACTGAACCCAACTCGGCGAGCATAAGAGTTATAAAAGGCCTTGGCAGCTTCTTCAGACTCAAATTCCATCCCCTCAGAAGGTTCAAGGTCCAATAAGTCTCCCTCAGGAAGGTATATCTCACCACTGCCACCAAAACCACCACCACTGCCACCACTAGTAAAAGGAGGGCTGTCAGCCATTTCCTCATCATCAACATGGTGTTCAATATCCAATCCATCGTCATCTCCTTCTCTGCCACTTCCTCCTTCCCCTGCTCCCAACCCAATATCAAATTCAATCACTTCATTGTCCATGTCAAATAGAGTTCAGTTGCTCAATACCAAATGAGTACTCAAAAAAACCCAATTAGGTGAATTATACGTC
The genomic region above belongs to Humulus lupulus chromosome 1, drHumLupu1.1, whole genome shotgun sequence and contains:
- the LOC133786712 gene encoding protein FAR1-RELATED SEQUENCE 5, which gives rise to MDNEVIEFDIGLGAGEGGSGREGDDDGLDIEHHVDDEEMADSPPFTSGGSGGGFGGSGEIYLPEGDLLDLEPSEGMEFESEEAAKAFYNSYARRVGFSTRVSSSRRSRRDGAIIQRQFVCAKEGFRNLNEKRTKDREIKRPRTITRVGCKASLSVKMQDSGKWVVSGFVREHNHELVQPDLVHCLRSHRQISGPAKTLIDTLQAAGMGPRRIMSALIKEYGGISKVGFTEVDCRNYMRNNRQRSLEGDIQLLLDYLRQMHADNSNFFYAVQGEEDQSSGNVFWADPKARMNYNYFGDTVTFDTTYRSNRYRLPFAPFTGVNHHGQPVLFGCAFLINESESSFLWLFNTWLTAMSGRPPFSITTDHDAVIRSAIMQVFPETRHRFCKWHIFKKCQEKLSHVFLKHPTFEADFHKCVNLTESIEEFESCWLSLVDRYELRDHEWLQTIYSARRQWVPVYLRDTFFAEMSITQRSDSMNSYFDGYINASTNLNQFFKLYEKALESRNEKEVKADYDTMNTSPVLKTPSPMEKQVSELYTRKLFARFQEELVGTLTFMASKAEDDGEVITYQVSKYGEDHKAYYVKFNVLEMKANCSCQMFEFSGLLCRHILAVFRVTNVLTLPAHYILKRWTRNAKSSVILEEHCSDLYTNYLESHTVRYNTLRHEAFKFVDEGAKSSETYEAALIALQKAAEKVDHAIKNSSKSAMVNGRFRGNSTVDASRVNHTSGDREGSSGQHMSEDDMDKRIRELTNELENANRKCEVYRANLLSVLKDIEDHKLQLSIKVQNIKISMKDGL